A genomic segment from Nodularia sphaerocarpa UHCC 0038 encodes:
- a CDS encoding lipoate--protein ligase family protein, producing MDGKQVWRLIPLLEANGDVQMAIDRWLLEQHKSGKHPPTLRFYTWSPPAISLGYHQRQYPEFWTNLIWRGQKLDLVRRPTGGRAVLHQGDLTYAVITSGIPGSRFQIYEKICEFLIQGWRSLGVELRYGTAGRGYIHNPNCFGTATSADLVLPDGGKLIGSAQLRRGEVILQHGSIRLQPDAELFTQVFGAESFTTIQLPENLSLDQIIAALMTAACDCFAIQIEVQPLSQSEWEEILGRF from the coding sequence ATTGATGGTAAGCAGGTTTGGCGACTAATTCCTTTGCTAGAAGCGAATGGTGATGTGCAGATGGCGATTGACAGATGGTTGTTAGAACAGCACAAATCTGGAAAGCATCCCCCAACTCTGCGATTTTACACTTGGTCGCCACCTGCAATTTCTCTCGGCTATCATCAACGCCAATATCCGGAATTTTGGACAAATTTGATTTGGCGAGGACAAAAACTAGATTTGGTGCGTCGTCCTACTGGCGGTAGGGCGGTTCTACATCAAGGTGATTTAACTTATGCTGTGATTACTTCGGGGATACCTGGTAGCCGTTTCCAGATATATGAAAAGATTTGTGAGTTTTTAATTCAAGGATGGCGATCGCTTGGTGTAGAATTGCGCTACGGTACAGCTGGGCGGGGCTATATCCACAACCCCAATTGTTTTGGGACAGCTACAAGTGCAGATTTAGTGTTACCAGATGGAGGTAAACTCATTGGTAGCGCCCAACTGCGACGCGGTGAGGTAATTTTGCAACATGGTTCCATCCGTTTACAGCCAGATGCGGAATTATTTACTCAAGTCTTTGGCGCAGAATCTTTTACGACTATACAACTACCCGAAAATTTGAGTTTAGACCAGATTATTGCTGCTTTGATGACCGCAGCTTGTGATTGTTTTGCGATACAGATAGAAGTACAACCCCTCTCCCAGTCTGAATGGGAGGAAATTTTGGGGCGTTTCTGA